A genomic segment from Stappia indica encodes:
- a CDS encoding fumarate hydratase translates to MSESTPPDYRHSTLFPLGADPTPYRKLTSDYVSTATFQGEEVLVVEPEGLRILAEEAFGDINHYLRPGHLEQLRKILDDPEATENDKFVAFDLLKNANISAHGVLPMCQDTGTAIIMGKKGRRVWTDGSDEAKLAEGARDAYFKKNLRYSQLTPLSMFEEKNTSNNMPAQVELYSEGDDAYKFLFMAKGGGSANKTFLYQGTPSLLTPDRLVEFIKEKILTLGTAACPPYHLAIVIGGTSAETTLKTVKLASARYLDQLPTTGSELGHAFRDLEMEEQIHKLTQATGVGAQFGGKYFCHDVRVIRLPRHGASLPIGIGVSCSADRQALGKITRDGIYLEQLEREPHKYMPEVTDDTLSDHVVKIDLTRPMPEILAELTRHPIKTRLSLSGPLIVARDLAHAKLRERLEKGEPLPDYFKNHPIYYAGPAKTPEGYASGSFGPTTAGRMDAYVDQFQAAGGSMVMLAKGNRSAQVRRACQAHGGFYLGSIGGPAARLAQDCIKKVEVVEFEELGMEAIWRIEVEDFPAFIVIDDKGNDFFKELNLG, encoded by the coding sequence ATGTCCGAGTCCACTCCTCCCGACTATCGCCACTCCACGCTGTTCCCCCTGGGGGCGGACCCCACGCCTTATCGCAAGCTCACGTCCGACTACGTCTCGACGGCGACGTTCCAGGGCGAGGAAGTGCTGGTGGTGGAGCCGGAAGGGCTGCGCATCCTTGCAGAGGAAGCCTTCGGCGACATCAACCACTACCTGCGGCCCGGTCATCTGGAGCAGCTGCGCAAGATCCTCGACGATCCGGAGGCGACCGAGAACGACAAGTTCGTGGCCTTCGACCTTCTGAAGAATGCCAACATCTCCGCTCACGGCGTGCTGCCGATGTGCCAGGACACTGGCACCGCCATCATCATGGGCAAGAAGGGCCGCCGCGTGTGGACCGACGGCAGCGACGAGGCGAAGCTGGCAGAGGGCGCGCGCGATGCGTATTTCAAGAAGAACCTGCGCTACTCGCAGCTGACGCCGCTGTCGATGTTCGAGGAGAAGAACACCTCCAACAACATGCCGGCGCAGGTCGAGCTCTACAGCGAGGGCGACGACGCCTACAAGTTCCTGTTCATGGCCAAGGGCGGCGGTTCGGCCAACAAGACCTTCCTCTACCAGGGCACCCCGTCGCTGCTGACGCCGGACCGGCTCGTCGAGTTCATCAAGGAGAAGATCCTGACCCTCGGCACGGCCGCCTGTCCGCCCTATCACCTGGCTATCGTCATCGGCGGCACCTCGGCCGAGACCACCCTAAAGACGGTCAAGCTCGCCTCCGCCCGCTATCTCGACCAGCTGCCGACGACCGGCTCCGAACTGGGGCACGCCTTCCGCGACCTGGAGATGGAAGAGCAGATCCACAAGCTGACCCAGGCGACCGGCGTCGGCGCGCAGTTCGGCGGCAAGTATTTTTGCCACGACGTCCGCGTCATCCGCCTGCCGCGCCACGGGGCTTCGCTGCCCATCGGCATCGGCGTGTCGTGCTCGGCCGACCGTCAGGCCCTCGGCAAGATCACCCGCGACGGCATCTATCTGGAGCAGCTCGAGCGCGAGCCGCACAAATACATGCCGGAGGTCACGGACGACACCCTCTCCGATCACGTCGTCAAGATCGACCTGACCCGGCCCATGCCGGAGATTCTCGCCGAGCTGACCCGGCACCCGATCAAGACGCGGCTGTCGCTGAGCGGCCCCCTGATCGTTGCGCGCGACCTTGCCCATGCCAAGCTGCGCGAGCGGCTGGAAAAGGGCGAGCCGCTGCCCGATTATTTCAAGAATCACCCGATCTACTATGCCGGCCCGGCCAAGACGCCGGAAGGCTATGCCTCCGGGTCCTTCGGCCCGACCACGGCCGGTCGCATGGATGCCTATGTCGACCAGTTCCAGGCAGCCGGCGGATCGATGGTGATGCTCGCCAAGGGCAATCGCTCCGCGCAGGTGCGCCGCGCCTGCCAGGCTCATGGCGGCTTCTATCTGGGCTCCATCGGCGGTCCGGCCGCCCGCCTTGCCCAGGACTGCATCAAAAAGGTCGAGGTCGTCGAGTTCGAGGAACTCGGCATGGAGGCGATCTGGCGCATCGAGGTAGAGGACTTCCCCGCGTTCATCGTCATCGACGACAAGGGCAACGACTTCTTCAAGGAGCTGAACCTCGGCTGA
- a CDS encoding YceI family protein, with amino-acid sequence MFASRNFRGRLVGFTLAGLLVAGPAAASDWTVDTAGSSLSFVAMQNGSPVEGRFENWSAEISLDPDNIADARIRAVVETGTAGTGQPQVDQTLSSASWFDPSSHPQAVFESSKITALGEGRYEAAGELSIKGKAVPLTLPFTLEIDGDTARARADVPLRRLAFGIGSDIPASTVGDEVAVRIDITATR; translated from the coding sequence ATGTTCGCATCCCGAAATTTCCGTGGCCGCCTCGTCGGCTTCACGCTGGCAGGCCTTCTTGTCGCCGGCCCTGCCGCAGCCAGCGACTGGACCGTCGACACGGCCGGAAGCAGCCTGTCCTTCGTCGCCATGCAGAACGGCAGCCCGGTGGAAGGCCGCTTCGAAAACTGGTCGGCCGAGATCTCGCTCGACCCGGACAACATCGCAGATGCCCGTATCCGGGCCGTCGTCGAAACCGGCACGGCCGGCACCGGCCAGCCGCAGGTCGACCAGACCCTGTCGAGCGCCTCGTGGTTCGATCCCTCCAGCCATCCGCAGGCGGTGTTCGAATCGTCCAAGATCACGGCGCTCGGCGAAGGGCGCTACGAGGCCGCCGGCGAATTGTCGATCAAGGGCAAGGCGGTCCCGCTTACCCTGCCCTTCACGCTGGAGATCGACGGCGACACCGCCCGTGCCCGGGCCGACGTTCCGCTCAGGCGCCTGGCCTTCGGTATCGGCTCGGACATCCCGGCCTCGACCGTCGGCGACGAGGTTGCCGTCAGGATCGACATCACCGCCACGCGGTAA
- a CDS encoding glutathione S-transferase N-terminal domain-containing protein — protein MIDLYTWSTPNGRKVSIMLEECGLPYEVFPVDITNAEQHAPAFVHISPNSKIPAIIDREAGVSLMESGAILLYLAEKTGRFLPPEGPERLRVIEWLMWQMGGFGPMLGQAHHFLHFNPGKAPYAEERYASEAKRLYSVLDRQLSEHQFVAGDYSIADMSIWPWASRFEWQGIDLANYPNVRRWYLEVAARPAVQRGYDVPSVTAGIPMPT, from the coding sequence ATGATCGACCTTTACACATGGAGCACGCCGAACGGCCGCAAGGTCTCGATCATGCTGGAGGAGTGCGGGCTTCCCTATGAGGTGTTCCCGGTCGACATCACGAACGCGGAGCAGCACGCGCCGGCTTTCGTCCATATTTCTCCCAACAGCAAGATCCCGGCGATCATCGACCGGGAAGCGGGTGTGAGCCTGATGGAATCCGGTGCCATACTGCTCTATCTCGCCGAGAAGACCGGCCGCTTTCTCCCCCCGGAGGGACCGGAGCGGTTGCGCGTCATCGAATGGCTGATGTGGCAGATGGGCGGTTTTGGCCCCATGCTCGGCCAGGCCCATCATTTCCTGCATTTCAATCCCGGCAAGGCGCCCTATGCCGAGGAGCGCTATGCCAGCGAAGCCAAGCGGCTTTACAGCGTCCTGGATCGGCAGCTGTCGGAGCACCAGTTCGTCGCCGGCGACTATTCGATCGCCGACATGTCGATCTGGCCCTGGGCAAGCCGTTTCGAGTGGCAAGGAATAGATCTGGCGAATTATCCCAATGTGCGGCGCTGGTACCTGGAGGTTGCGGCACGGCCGGCGGTCCAGCGCGGCTATGACGTGCCGAGCGTTACCGCCGGGATCCCCATGCCGACCTGA
- a CDS encoding glutathione S-transferase N-terminal domain-containing protein, with protein MVSLTDFPITHRWPAQHPDRLQLYSLATPNGIKVSAALEELGLPYEAHKISFDTNDQMTPEFLSLNPNNKIPAILDPNGPGGEPLALFESGAILLYLAEKTGKLIPADPAGRYHCIQWLMWQMGGLGPMFGQLGHFHYFVADKVKDPYPRERYTAEAKRLLAVLEQRLEGRSYIMGDDYTIADMSIWPWIRTLGGFYGAGEITGLDTLANVQRWFADCSERPASQRAVSIPS; from the coding sequence ATGGTCTCACTCACCGATTTTCCGATCACGCATCGCTGGCCGGCCCAGCATCCTGACCGGCTGCAGCTTTATTCGCTGGCGACCCCGAACGGCATCAAGGTGTCCGCTGCACTGGAGGAACTCGGTCTCCCCTACGAGGCTCACAAGATCTCGTTCGACACGAACGACCAGATGACGCCGGAATTCCTGTCGCTGAACCCGAACAACAAGATCCCAGCGATCCTCGACCCGAATGGGCCGGGCGGCGAACCCCTGGCCCTGTTCGAAAGCGGCGCGATCCTGCTCTATCTCGCCGAGAAGACCGGAAAGCTGATCCCGGCCGATCCGGCGGGGCGCTACCACTGTATCCAGTGGCTGATGTGGCAGATGGGAGGGCTCGGGCCGATGTTCGGACAGCTCGGCCATTTCCACTATTTCGTCGCCGACAAGGTCAAGGATCCCTATCCGCGCGAAAGGTACACGGCGGAGGCAAAGCGCCTGCTCGCCGTGCTGGAGCAACGCCTGGAGGGGCGCTCCTACATCATGGGCGACGACTACACGATCGCCGACATGTCGATCTGGCCCTGGATCCGCACGCTCGGCGGCTTCTACGGCGCGGGCGAGATCACCGGCCTCGACACGCTGGCGAATGTCCAGCGCTGGTTTGCCGACTGCTCCGAGCGCCCTGCCTCGCAGCGCGCCGTATCCATTCCGTCCTGA
- a CDS encoding YceI family protein → MMRLSAAALAVALAAAPAIAEPVAYEFDKSHANLTFSYNHLGYSTTDGRFGDWTGELVIDQETPANSRISMTVNVDSLDTFWGERDTHFKSADFFEVAAHPTATFVSTGVEKTGENTLAVAGDLTIKGITKPVTFDVTINSIGEHPMAKTPAVGLDATTVVKRSDFGMNMFVPYVGDEVTISFSAEALQAK, encoded by the coding sequence ATGATGCGTTTGTCCGCTGCCGCACTCGCGGTCGCCCTCGCCGCGGCCCCCGCGATTGCCGAGCCGGTCGCCTATGAGTTCGACAAGTCTCACGCCAACCTGACCTTCTCCTACAACCATCTCGGCTACTCGACGACAGACGGCCGCTTCGGCGACTGGACTGGCGAGCTGGTGATCGACCAGGAAACGCCGGCCAATTCGCGGATCTCGATGACCGTCAATGTCGACAGCCTCGACACCTTCTGGGGCGAGCGCGACACGCACTTCAAGAGCGCAGACTTCTTCGAGGTCGCAGCGCATCCGACCGCGACCTTCGTGTCGACCGGCGTCGAGAAGACCGGCGAGAACACCCTCGCCGTGGCCGGCGATCTGACGATCAAGGGCATCACCAAGCCGGTGACGTTCGACGTGACCATCAACTCGATCGGCGAGCATCCGATGGCCAAGACCCCGGCGGTCGGTCTGGATGCGACCACCGTCGTCAAGCGTTCGGACTTCGGCATGAACATGTTCGTGCCCTATGTCGGCGACGAAGTTACCATCTCCTTCAGCGCCGAAGCGCTGCAGGCGAAGTAA
- a CDS encoding L,D-transpeptidase, with the protein MRLFNLLAATLVAATIATPAAANSFFDPATRKWVDFSAHGAPSGKSPIRRETVRYDGPHAPGTIIIDTGERRLYHVQENGRAMKYGIGVGREGFQWAGSQRISRKAEWPGWTPPPQMRARERAKGRVLPAHMPGGPNNPLGARAMYLGNTLYRIHGSNEPWTIGTAVSSGCIRMANDDVVHLYDRVDVGARVVVKR; encoded by the coding sequence ATGCGCCTTTTCAACCTGCTTGCCGCAACGCTCGTCGCCGCGACCATCGCGACGCCTGCGGCCGCAAACAGCTTCTTTGATCCTGCCACCCGCAAGTGGGTGGACTTCAGCGCTCACGGCGCGCCGAGCGGCAAGTCGCCGATCCGTCGCGAGACCGTGCGCTATGATGGCCCTCATGCGCCAGGCACGATCATCATCGATACCGGCGAGCGCCGCCTCTATCACGTCCAGGAGAATGGCCGTGCGATGAAGTACGGCATCGGCGTCGGCCGCGAGGGCTTCCAGTGGGCGGGCAGCCAGCGGATCAGCCGCAAGGCCGAGTGGCCGGGCTGGACGCCGCCGCCGCAGATGCGTGCCCGCGAGCGCGCCAAGGGCCGCGTGCTTCCGGCGCACATGCCGGGCGGACCGAACAACCCGCTGGGCGCGCGTGCCATGTATCTCGGCAACACCCTGTACCGCATCCATGGCTCCAACGAGCCCTGGACCATCGGCACGGCCGTTTCGTCGGGCTGCATCCGCATGGCCAATGACGACGTCGTGCATCTCTACGACCGCGTCGATGTCGGCGCGCGGGTGGTGGTCAAGCGCTGA
- a CDS encoding c-type cytochrome produces MRALIAACLHAVLLAPVPAAAQSPGEALVQRGKALSQLHCARCHVVTPENRMTGISSTPSFMIMVSALEDWHDRFATFLARRPHPAHLRFENEPPRPQDSPATLAEVILTQDDLEAILAYAERLAAASR; encoded by the coding sequence GTGCGGGCGCTGATCGCCGCCTGTCTCCATGCGGTGCTGCTGGCGCCCGTTCCGGCTGCTGCGCAATCGCCGGGCGAGGCACTGGTGCAGCGCGGCAAGGCCCTGTCGCAACTGCATTGCGCCCGGTGCCATGTGGTGACGCCGGAGAACCGGATGACCGGCATCTCCTCCACCCCGTCCTTCATGATCATGGTCAGTGCGCTGGAAGACTGGCACGACCGGTTCGCGACCTTCCTTGCACGACGTCCGCACCCGGCGCACCTGCGCTTCGAGAACGAACCGCCGCGCCCGCAGGACAGTCCGGCCACGCTGGCCGAGGTCATCCTGACGCAGGACGACCTCGAAGCCATCCTCGCCTATGCCGAAAGGCTGGCGGCCGCGTCTCGCTGA
- a CDS encoding cytochrome b, with protein sequence MHLRNTRFGYGLVAIVFHWTMALLIIGLFLFGKYMTGLDPMAPDTFALYQLHKSLGFLVLALVVVRLAWRFANPSPALPETMPKIERLAAHLGHAGLYALMLAIPLSGWLMVSASPWGIPTVVFDVLPVPHLPVPAALGTKAEAESALKEVHELLANGLLLLVLLHVAAALKHHFLNRDDVLRRMIRTAPARRTD encoded by the coding sequence ATGCACCTGCGCAACACCCGCTTTGGCTACGGCCTTGTTGCCATTGTTTTCCACTGGACGATGGCGCTGCTCATCATCGGGCTGTTCCTGTTCGGCAAGTACATGACGGGGCTCGACCCGATGGCGCCCGACACTTTTGCGCTCTATCAGCTGCACAAGTCGTTGGGCTTCCTGGTGCTGGCGCTCGTGGTGGTGCGGCTCGCCTGGCGTTTTGCCAATCCCTCTCCCGCCCTGCCGGAGACGATGCCGAAGATCGAGCGGCTGGCGGCCCATCTCGGGCATGCCGGGCTCTACGCCCTGATGCTGGCGATCCCGTTATCCGGCTGGCTGATGGTCTCGGCGTCGCCCTGGGGCATCCCGACCGTGGTGTTCGACGTCCTGCCTGTCCCGCACCTGCCCGTCCCGGCGGCGCTGGGCACGAAGGCGGAAGCGGAAAGCGCACTCAAGGAGGTGCATGAGCTGCTGGCCAACGGCTTGCTGCTTCTGGTGCTGCTGCATGTGGCCGCGGCACTGAAACATCATTTTCTCAACCGCGATGACGTGTTGCGCCGCATGATCCGCACCGCACCGGCACGCCGTACCGACTGA